AATCTCGATATTATGAATAATTTCTGATTTAAGCCTTGGATTACCCTGAATCTGATTTGTTCTATCCGTATTATTTCTGAAAGGATTTAGATAATATAAGCTAGGTCGCTGTATTCTTTTTCCGTATAGAATTTTAAAGGTTGAATTCTTCGAATATGAATAGGAAAAAGCTATATTAGGAAATAGATTATCCGATTTATTTAAAAAATCAGATGAATTACTCGTTTCGTCTCCTTTTAAAATGGTTTTTTCCCATCTTACTCCCCCACTAATATGAAATGACTCTCCAATCGGCATTCGAGCTGTAGCGTATCCCGCCATAACATTTTGATGATATTTAAACGAGTAACTTCGATTACTATCATGCTGAATACTTCCATCTATGTCCGAGGTATTTATGTTAACGACTGAGTTAATATTTCGATCTACTATTTTTGCTCCAAAATCTAGCGAAAGAGAGTTAATTGGATATTTAAAGTCCAATTGTGCTGTATATTCATAATTGCTCCCAAGATTTCTGCCAGATTCTACCTGATTGCCATAATTAGAATCGTACTTTAAGTCGTTCCTACTTTTTAGGTATTGAAATGACAAACTCATTTCTCTACCACTAGATCCGGACTTTCTAATATAATCTGTACTAAAATCAAAATTTCCTATAGGTTGTTTATTATCTACATTTCCGTCAAATTCATTTTCTACATATTGACTATGAATCTTGTTATTTGTTACGATAATTAGATTATTAAAATTTACATTCGCAACTAACATATTAAGTGAATCCAAAGAATAATCCATAGCAATAGCAAACTGAGTTCCATTCCTTCGATTTCTACTATCATTTTTTTGAGAAAAAACTCTTTCCTTCTGGGGTGTTAAATTCTCAGTCGTAAATACACTGGCAATTGGATAACTCCATGAATTACCGAAACTACCTGTAATTCCGAAATGGCCAATGCGTGCTGCTAAATTACTACTCTGGTTACTTTGTCGCGTTCCAATTGTTGCGGCCACTCCGCCGTTCAATCCCTGTACCGTTAATCGGTTTGTAACGATGTTAATTATTCCCCCTCCCCCCTCAACATCGTACTTTAATGAAGGATTGGTCATAATTTCAACTGATTTAATTTGACTAGAAGGTATCATGCGTAGGGCATCAGATATATTTCCACTCATAATTCCTGATGGCTTACCATTAATAAGAATTTTCACATGTTGATTACCCCGAAGTGCAACTTTTCCATCATAACCAAGTGACACCATTGGTAACTTTTTAAAAACATCCTCACCTGTCGTTCCTAGCAAGGAAGGATCATTCGAAACATGATAGATCATTTTATCTAATTTGTTCTCAATGACTGGAACTCTTTTCGTAATAAAAACTGTTTCCAGCACATTCTCACTTTCAAGATATATCGTACTTAAACTCAGTTTGATGGTATCATTTGTTATTTTAATATTTTTCAAATATTTCTCCCTATAACCAACTAAACTAATTTTTACATCGACATACTCAACTGAATCTAATCGAAATTCAAACTTCCCAGTATTATCGGACACCACAGAAATTAGACGATTTCCTTTATGAGAGACAGTTACATTTGAAAACTGTAGAGGTTGTTGAGATGTCGAATCCTCAATATGTCCGTATACTAACTTTTCAGTTTTCTTAAGCATCCGCTCCTGCGAAGAGGATCTTATGGGCAACAAAACAGTAGATAAAATAAGAAGTGTAGAAGCAAAAATAAATCTGATAGCCATTTTTATTTTAAAATTAGCTACGACCATGCTTAGGATTAAAATCTTTTACGTTAACATAGCAATATTTTACGCAAATGGTGAATTGAATTATTTTTTTCCTATTAACTTTAAACACGATATCGTGCATATGCTAACCCCTATTAATTTATCAAACAACATCTGCAATTATGATTCAAAAAAAATATGAAATAGTATTATTGGTTTGGATCTTATCATTCCTGTATTTGCTATTTGGCGCTATTGTATTTAATAAAGCCTCTTTGATAGGCATCACTTTAATTATAGAATCTCAGATAATTTTATTGATTATCATATTATTGACTTCGATGTATATATTCCCAAAAAATTGGGAAAGAAAGCGATGGGGGCTAATAGCTGTTCA
The genomic region above belongs to Sphingobacterium zeae and contains:
- a CDS encoding outer membrane beta-barrel family protein; the protein is MAIRFIFASTLLILSTVLLPIRSSSQERMLKKTEKLVYGHIEDSTSQQPLQFSNVTVSHKGNRLISVVSDNTGKFEFRLDSVEYVDVKISLVGYREKYLKNIKITNDTIKLSLSTIYLESENVLETVFITKRVPVIENKLDKMIYHVSNDPSLLGTTGEDVFKKLPMVSLGYDGKVALRGNQHVKILINGKPSGIMSGNISDALRMIPSSQIKSVEIMTNPSLKYDVEGGGGIINIVTNRLTVQGLNGGVAATIGTRQSNQSSNLAARIGHFGITGSFGNSWSYPIASVFTTENLTPQKERVFSQKNDSRNRRNGTQFAIAMDYSLDSLNMLVANVNFNNLIIVTNNKIHSQYVENEFDGNVDNKQPIGNFDFSTDYIRKSGSSGREMSLSFQYLKSRNDLKYDSNYGNQVESGRNLGSNYEYTAQLDFKYPINSLSLDFGAKIVDRNINSVVNINTSDIDGSIQHDSNRSYSFKYHQNVMAGYATARMPIGESFHISGGVRWEKTILKGDETSNSSDFLNKSDNLFPNIAFSYSYSKNSTFKILYGKRIQRPSLYYLNPFRNNTDRTNQIQGNPRLKSEIIHNIEIGGDFNFFKDNGQINVSLYYKNTNDIIEPVAQNIIENGNIVMLQTFENIGRNKNFGTNFYGSLKFLKRFNLKANLDVYTYANSPYKDFLHSIKELNKTFIIYKTFIGMDINLGRGYTFDSYLFYDSPQRTFQGEFAAFNLLNISFKKKILKDAAVVGITIVDPFNNIKNLGNYSESLNFIQTGNFSIPFRSFGLSLSWQFGKNKSNAYQSKEKQIRNDDQKLST